A region of Phalacrocorax carbo chromosome 7, bPhaCar2.1, whole genome shotgun sequence DNA encodes the following proteins:
- the LOC104046191 gene encoding platelet glycoprotein Ib alpha chain-like isoform X1 — MNQHFLLLFFLSFPPHKCQDQIVGEDLYEMPKDYQEVYRGTRNDVKEIPKITKPFVSEMIFVETSITAIRKGAFRYMPNLIKILFIGNKIKTVEPGAFDSLKKLRDLEISGALLEELPVGTFQNLPSLQKLELRDSHLRCIPKGLFNGLENLGELSLHINVIHSLPEGIFDSLVNLTFLDLARNRITTLPGDAFSKLPRLQVLRLYENELQDLPEGLLDSQLGLLELSLQRNRLRALPPMLLRSLSHLEKLLLDNNLIRVLPPQGFFGLKKLKLLTLGSNHVTELPCCLFDTMPHLRELDLGRNSLAMLPDGIFVNLTSLGKLILSHNQLATLPRGAFTGLSKLSELQLDTNQLSAMDNEVFASLPNLKTLNLRKNQLESVPRGLLDPLKKLSSVYLSGNPWRCDCNLCYLHSWILGNSEKVKLSTQVSCKSPPHLAGQAVTSLRDDHLICPATLPLSSSFAPPHPFTSTSSQGISTLLSPGALPTAAPAMMSLSAFPIMALPTMLSPVATPAMLPIMPMETISAPSPTMLSKAFITTPSSGGLPKTSITVPSSTVLPKASVTPSSSAVLPKTSINTPSPTVLPKAYINTLSPAVLPKTSINTPTVLPKTSINMPSSTVLPKASITAPSPGVPQEAFSLRPTPSIISLQPPGATRPKPVLSTLASATTPVPTSPLAATTRQVPPALVVPTERPATIPWGKPSTSLVSAPPMALWPPPRTAVLGRVPLASHSPSHHAPAADREQDHATAWGLSMVGTQPTITAPHHAPTPADTILLPMSLVPLPPDHTSPWPASQTLAHSGHHAWGFALRSSPQHCQVSLALGLAALVLQVGCTVLWGMLALLLHQATCCQDHPLLPVRLLRLQALAAPGLPEQAQAPL, encoded by the coding sequence ATGAACCAGcacttccttttgcttttcttcctctccttccctccccataaATGCCAAGATCAAATTGTGGGTGAAGATCTGTATGAAATGCCCAAAGACTACCAGGAGGTCTACAGAGGGACAAGAAATGACGTCAAAGAGATTCCAAAGATTACAAAGCCCTTCGTTTCTGAGATGATCTTTGTAGAAACCAGCATCACTGCTATAAGGAAAGGTGCCTTCAGGTACATGCCCAACCTGATCAAGATTTTGTTTATTGGCAACAAGATCAAGACAGTTGAACCTGGAGCCTTTGATAGTTTGAAGAAGCTGAGGGACTTGGAGATATCTGGTGCCTTGTTAGAAGAACTACCTGTGGGCACTTTCCAAAACCTCCCAAGCTTGCAAAAGCTGGAGCTGAGAGACAGCCACCTCAGATGCATCCCCAAAGGCCTGTTTAATGGGCTGGAAAATTTGGGAGAGCTCTCACTGCACATCAATGTAATCCATTCACTTCCAGAAGGCATTTTTGATTCTCTTGTCAATTTAACATTTTTGGACCTGGCTAGAAACAGGATCACAACTCTTCCTGGGGATGCCTTTAGCAAACTTCCCAGGCTGCAAGTCCTCCGGCTGTATGAGAATGAGTTGCAGGACCTCCCAGAGGGGCTGCTAGACAgtcagctggggctgctggagctcAGCCTCCAGAGGAATAGGCTCAGGGCATTGCCACCCATGCTCCTGAGGAGCCTGTCTCACCTGGAGAAACTCCTCTTGGACAACAACCTCATCAGGGTTCTCCCACCTCAGGgcttttttggtttaaaaaaattgaagctGCTGACTCTGGGTTCAAACCACGTTACAGAGCTCCCTTGCTGCCTTTTTGATACCATGCCACACCTGCGTGAGCTTGACCTGGGCAGGAACAGTTTGGCCATGCTTCCAGATGGCATCTTTGTCAACCTCACATCTCTTGGCAAACTCATCTTGTCCCACAACCAGCTAGCAACCCTACCAAGAGGAGCCTTCACTGGGCTCAGCAAGCTCTCAGAACTCCAGCTGGACACAAATCAGCTCTCTGCTATGGATAATGAGGTCTTTGCCTCTCTCCCAAACCTGAAAACACTCAATCTTCGGAAGAACCAGCTGGAGAGTGTCCCCCGAGGTCTCCTGGACCCCCTGAAGAAGCTCAGCTCAGTGTATCTGAGTGGGAACCCATGGAGATGTGACTGCAATCTTTGCTACCTGCACAGCTGGATCCTGGGCAACAGTGAGAAGGTCAAATTGTCCACTCAAGTGTCATGCAAGAGTCCCCCCCacctggcagggcaggcagtgaCATCACTGAGGGATGACCACTTAATCTGCCCAGCTACTCTGCCTCTTTCATCTTCTTTTGCCCCACCTCATCCATTCACCTCCACATCATCACAAGGGATATCAACCTTGCTGTCGCCTGGAGCCTTGCCCACTGCAGCACCAGCCATGATGTCACTGTCAGCCTTTCCCATCATGGCACTGCCAACCATGCTGTCACCTGTGGCCACCCCTGCCATGTTGCCAATCATGCCAATGGAGACCATCAGTGCTCCATCACCAACCATGCTATCTAAGGCCTTCATCACCACCCCATCATCAGGTGGGCTACCAAAGACTTCCATCACTGTACCATCATCAACCGTGCTGCCAAAGGCCTCTGTCACCCCCTCATCATCAGCTGTGCTGCCAAAGACTTCCATCAATACACCGTCACCAACTGTGCTGCCAAAGGCTTACATCAATACACTATCACCAGCTGTGCTGCCAAAGACCTCCATCAACACACCAACTGTGCTGCCAAAGACCTCCATTAACATGCCATCATCAACTGTGCTGCCCAAGGCTTCCATCACTGCTCCATCACCAGGTGTGCCACAGGAGGCCTTCAGCCTGCGTCCAACCCCATCCATCATAAGCCTTCAGCCTCCTGGGGCCACCAGGCCAAAGCCTGTACTGTCCACTCTGGCTTCTGCCACTACTCCAGTGCCAACCAGCCCACTGGCAGCCACCACCAGACAAGTGCCTCCTGCTCTTGTGGTGCCCACGGAGAGGCCAGCCACCATCCCATGGGGGAAACCCAGCACCTCTCTTGTCTCAGCACCTCCCATGGCACTCTGGCCACCCCCCAGGACTGCTGTGCTAGGCAGGGTCCCGCTGGCCTCAcactccccatcccaccatgcTCCTGCAGCAGACAGGGAGCAGGATCATGCCACTGCATGGGGTTTGTCCATGGTTGGCACCCAGCCTACTATTACTGCCCCCCACCATGCTCCCACCCCTGCAGACACCATCCTGCTCCCGATGTCTCTTGTCCCCCTGCCACCAGACCATACAAGCCCCTGGCCGGCCTCCCAAACCCTGGCCCACAGTGGCCACCATGCCtggggctttgccctgcggtccagcccacagcactgccaggtcTCCCTGGCCCTGGGCCTGGCTGCACTGGTGCTGCAGGTGGGCTGCACGGTGCTATGGGGGATGCTCGCCCTTCTCCTTCACCAAGCCACCTGCTGCCAGGACCACCCCTTGCTGCCGGTGAGGCTGCTGAGACTTCAAGCTCTGGCTGCCCCGGGGTTACCCGAGCAAGCCCAGGCACCGCTTTGA